Proteins encoded in a region of the Massilia sp. UMI-21 genome:
- a CDS encoding deoxyguanosinetriphosphate triphosphohydrolase, with the protein MDFDARLAPYAAHSSKSRGRTHIEPPAGSRSEYQRDRDRIIHSTAFRRLEYKTQVFLNHEGDLFRTRLTHSIEVAQIGRTLARSLQLNEDLVEATALAHDLGHTPFGHVGQDVLNECMKDHGGFEHNLQSLRVVDELEEHYGAFNGLNLTFETREGILKHCSLANARQLGELGHRFMDRSQPSLEAQLTNLADEIAYNNHDIDDGLRSGLLTMAQMDEVELFARHRHTVEMQYPGLPGRRALYETIRLMITAMTADLVETSRALLLEAAPQSIDDVRASPPLIRFSPQMRAETTALKRFLYANLYRHFQVNRMRVKASRIVRELFDAFMTDPVLLPNDYQVQGEGEENAMLQARKIADYIAGMTDRYAIREHRRIFSLDHF; encoded by the coding sequence ATGGACTTCGACGCACGCCTTGCCCCTTACGCAGCCCATTCGTCGAAGTCGCGCGGCCGTACGCACATCGAGCCGCCGGCAGGATCGCGCAGCGAATACCAGCGCGACCGCGACCGCATCATCCACTCGACCGCCTTCCGCCGGCTCGAGTACAAGACCCAGGTCTTCCTGAACCACGAGGGCGACCTGTTCCGCACGCGGCTCACGCACAGCATCGAAGTGGCGCAGATCGGCCGTACCCTGGCGCGCAGCCTGCAGCTGAACGAAGACCTGGTCGAGGCCACCGCGCTGGCGCACGATCTCGGGCACACGCCTTTCGGCCACGTGGGCCAGGACGTGCTCAACGAGTGCATGAAGGACCACGGCGGCTTCGAGCACAACCTGCAGAGCCTGCGCGTGGTGGACGAGCTGGAAGAGCACTACGGCGCCTTCAACGGCCTCAATCTCACCTTCGAGACGCGCGAGGGCATCCTCAAGCACTGCTCGCTGGCCAATGCGCGCCAGCTGGGCGAGCTCGGGCACCGCTTCATGGACCGTAGCCAGCCCAGCCTGGAAGCGCAGCTGACCAACCTGGCCGACGAAATCGCCTACAACAACCACGACATCGACGACGGCCTGCGCTCCGGGCTGTTGACGATGGCGCAGATGGACGAAGTGGAGCTGTTCGCGCGCCACCGGCATACGGTGGAAATGCAGTATCCGGGCCTGCCGGGGCGGCGCGCCTTGTACGAGACGATCCGCCTGATGATCACGGCAATGACGGCCGACCTGGTCGAGACCTCGCGGGCCCTGTTGCTGGAAGCGGCGCCGCAGAGCATCGATGACGTGCGCGCGTCGCCGCCCTTGATCCGCTTCTCGCCGCAGATGCGCGCCGAGACCACCGCCCTCAAACGCTTCCTGTACGCGAATCTCTACCGCCACTTCCAGGTGAACCGCATGCGCGTCAAGGCCAGCCGCATCGTGCGCGAACTGTTCGACGCCTTCATGACGGACCCGGTGCTGCTGCCGAACGACTACCAGGTGCAGGGGGAGGGTGAGGAAAACGCGATGCTGCAGGCCAGGAAGATCGCGGATTACATCGCGGGCATGACGGACCGCTACGCCATCCGGGAACATCGGCGCATCTTCTCGCTCGACCATTTCTGA
- the mutM gene encoding bifunctional DNA-formamidopyrimidine glycosylase/DNA-(apurinic or apyrimidinic site) lyase has translation MPELPEVEVTRRGVAPHIEGRIVEQVVLRRAGLRWPFPPELAELLAGRRILGTGRRGKYLLIEFEHGTLIVHLGMSGHLRVLPPGIEPRKHDHFDLVVAGADAGPEGRQVLRLHDPRRFGAVLWHGKEEGELDAHLLLRGLGVEPLGEGFSGELLWRATRKRNAPIKQVLLAGDIVVGVGNIYACESLFRAGINPKTPAARISRARYDRLAEAIKDILAAAIVQGGSSLKDFIAVNGQSGYFQQTYFVYDRAGVPCRNCGTPVRQIKQGQRSTFYCVQCQR, from the coding sequence ATGCCTGAACTGCCAGAAGTCGAAGTCACCCGGCGCGGTGTCGCGCCCCATATCGAAGGCCGCATCGTCGAGCAGGTGGTACTGCGCCGCGCAGGCCTGCGCTGGCCCTTCCCGCCGGAGCTGGCCGAGCTGCTGGCCGGGCGCCGCATCCTGGGCACCGGCCGCCGCGGCAAGTACCTCCTGATCGAATTCGAGCACGGCACCCTGATCGTCCACCTCGGCATGTCGGGCCACCTGCGGGTGCTGCCCCCGGGGATCGAGCCGCGCAAGCACGACCACTTCGACCTGGTCGTGGCCGGGGCCGATGCGGGTCCCGAGGGCAGGCAGGTCTTGCGCCTGCACGATCCGCGCCGCTTCGGCGCCGTGCTCTGGCACGGCAAGGAAGAAGGCGAACTCGACGCGCACCTGCTGCTGCGCGGCCTCGGCGTCGAACCGCTGGGCGAGGGTTTTTCGGGCGAACTCCTGTGGCGCGCGACGCGCAAGCGCAATGCGCCGATCAAGCAGGTCCTGCTGGCGGGCGACATCGTGGTGGGGGTCGGCAACATCTACGCCTGCGAAAGCCTGTTCCGGGCCGGGATCAACCCGAAAACCCCAGCCGCGCGCATCAGCCGCGCCCGCTATGACCGGCTGGCCGAAGCGATCAAGGACATCCTCGCCGCCGCGATCGTGCAGGGCGGCAGCAGCTTGAAAGACTTTATTGCAGTAAACGGACAATCTGGGTATTTCCAGCAGACATATTTCGTCTATGATCGTGCTGGAGTGCCCTGCCGCAACTGTGGGACGCCGGTCCGCCAGATCAAGCAGGGCCAGCGCTCGACCTTCTACTGCGTGCAGTGCCAGCGATGA
- the mutY gene encoding A/G-specific adenine glycosylase: MKRLTEFDQLADPTFSQAVIDWQRSHGRHTLPWQNTTDAYRIWLSEIMLQQTQVAAVLGYYARFLERFPTVQALAEAPPEDVMAHWSGLGYYTRARNLHACAKRVVQDYDGVFPSDPALLAGLPGIGRSTAAAIAAFSSGARAAILDGNVKRVFARVFGIDQYPGEKRVEDALWRRADALLPEQGIESYTQGLMDLGATLCTRSRPDCPRCPLQARCVAHASGRTAELPVRKPKKTTPEKRAALLVIIDRGQVLLEQRPGSGIWGGLLSLPEVDGHLAVDVEAVSSPDVAAAAAQFGTVDEVEALRPLVHVFTHYKLHIAPWQVRLAARAGATGRHLWWDLHAIGTAPLPAPVKKLLQELAQPGLFG; this comes from the coding sequence ATGAAACGCCTTACCGAATTCGACCAGCTGGCCGACCCGACCTTCTCGCAGGCGGTGATCGACTGGCAGCGCAGCCACGGCCGCCACACCCTGCCCTGGCAGAACACGACGGATGCCTACCGCATCTGGCTGTCCGAGATCATGCTGCAGCAGACCCAGGTGGCGGCGGTACTCGGCTACTACGCGCGCTTCCTGGAGCGCTTCCCGACCGTGCAGGCGCTGGCCGAAGCGCCGCCAGAGGACGTGATGGCGCACTGGAGCGGCCTGGGTTACTACACCCGGGCACGCAACCTGCATGCCTGCGCCAAGCGCGTGGTGCAGGATTACGACGGGGTGTTCCCGAGCGACCCGGCGCTGCTGGCCGGGCTGCCCGGCATCGGCCGCTCGACCGCGGCGGCGATCGCCGCCTTCTCCAGCGGCGCGCGCGCCGCGATCCTGGACGGGAACGTCAAGCGCGTGTTCGCGCGGGTGTTCGGCATCGACCAGTATCCGGGCGAGAAGCGCGTCGAGGACGCGTTGTGGCGCCGCGCCGATGCGCTGCTGCCGGAGCAAGGCATCGAATCCTATACGCAGGGCCTGATGGACCTGGGCGCGACCTTGTGCACGCGCAGCCGGCCGGATTGCCCGCGCTGTCCACTACAGGCGCGTTGCGTGGCCCATGCCAGCGGGCGCACGGCCGAGCTCCCGGTGCGCAAGCCGAAGAAGACCACGCCGGAGAAGCGCGCGGCGCTGCTGGTCATCATCGATCGCGGACAGGTGCTGCTGGAGCAGCGGCCTGGCAGCGGGATCTGGGGCGGCCTGCTGTCGCTGCCGGAAGTCGACGGACACCTGGCCGTGGACGTCGAGGCGGTGTCGTCCCCCGACGTGGCTGCCGCTGCGGCGCAGTTCGGAACGGTGGACGAAGTGGAGGCGCTCAGGCCGCTGGTGCACGTGTTCACGCACTACAAGCTGCACATCGCGCCGTGGCAGGTGCGGCTGGCGGCGCGCGCGGGCGCGACCGGGCGCCACCTGTGGTGGGACCTGCATGCGATCGGAACCGCCCCGCTGCCGGCGCCGGTGAAGAAGCTGCTGCAGGAATTGGCGCAGCCGGGATTGTTCGGGTGA
- a CDS encoding outer membrane lipoprotein LolB, which translates to MPITRRLTLLALAAALAGCATTSTNVATVGAYRDTIDLGGRLSVNYQKDGKVESLTGSFDWAQRPGSVDVTLANPLGQTVATIQVTPQSATLTQAGREPLTEANIDTLTQRTLGWPLPVSGLRDWLQGYAVDAQGQRFAASPAKNEVSTRDGWRLRFVEWQDPNAAKPLPRVIHATRSAAGDIQDLSIRIVINPAGQG; encoded by the coding sequence ATGCCGATTACCCGACGCCTGACCCTGCTCGCCCTCGCCGCCGCCCTGGCCGGCTGCGCCACCACCAGCACCAATGTCGCCACCGTGGGCGCCTACCGCGACACGATCGACCTGGGCGGCCGCCTGTCGGTGAACTACCAGAAGGACGGCAAGGTGGAATCGCTGACCGGCAGCTTCGACTGGGCGCAGCGTCCGGGCAGCGTGGACGTCACCCTGGCCAATCCGCTGGGGCAGACCGTGGCGACGATCCAGGTGACGCCGCAGTCGGCCACGCTGACCCAGGCCGGCCGAGAGCCGCTGACCGAGGCGAATATCGATACCCTGACCCAGCGCACGCTGGGCTGGCCGCTGCCGGTGTCCGGCCTGCGCGACTGGCTGCAGGGTTATGCCGTGGATGCGCAGGGCCAACGTTTTGCCGCGTCGCCGGCGAAGAACGAGGTGAGCACCCGGGACGGCTGGCGCCTGCGTTTCGTCGAGTGGCAAGACCCGAACGCGGCCAAGCCCTTGCCGCGCGTAATTCACGCGACGCGCAGCGCGGCCGGCGACATTCAAGACCTGTCGATTCGCATCGTCATCAATCCCGCAGGGCAGGGCTGA
- the ispE gene encoding 4-(cytidine 5'-diphospho)-2-C-methyl-D-erythritol kinase — MRSLHHCPAPAKLNLFLHVTGRRADGYHLLQSVFQLIDHGDTLHFDLRADDRIVRTTEVPGVAQDQDLIVRALRLLQAEYARRHGRVPPGIDVAVEKILPMGGGLGGGSSDAATALMAGNHLWQAGFTQQKLMEIGLPLGADIPFFLFGETAFVEGVGEALQPVPGPDCWYVVIEPGVSVPTPAIFSAPDLTRDTRPVTIADFSSSYVGNCGVSGKQLGFGKNDLQDVAERLFPPVAEAVTWLGSYGDARMTGSGACVFCAFSSEREADQVLAQVPRQWKAWKAHSLESHPMKSLLHNQAVIE, encoded by the coding sequence ATGCGTTCGCTGCATCATTGCCCGGCGCCGGCCAAGCTGAATTTGTTCCTGCACGTGACCGGCCGCCGCGCCGACGGCTACCATCTGCTGCAAAGCGTGTTCCAGCTGATCGACCACGGCGACACCCTGCATTTCGACCTGCGCGCAGACGACCGGATCGTGCGCACCACCGAGGTCCCGGGCGTTGCGCAAGACCAGGACCTGATCGTGCGCGCCTTGCGCCTGCTGCAGGCGGAATATGCGCGCCGCCATGGCCGCGTGCCGCCGGGCATCGACGTGGCGGTCGAGAAGATCCTGCCGATGGGAGGCGGGCTGGGTGGCGGCTCTTCGGATGCCGCCACTGCGCTGATGGCGGGCAACCACCTGTGGCAGGCCGGATTCACGCAGCAGAAACTGATGGAGATCGGCTTGCCGCTGGGCGCCGACATCCCCTTCTTCCTGTTCGGCGAGACCGCGTTCGTCGAGGGCGTGGGCGAAGCCCTGCAGCCCGTGCCAGGCCCGGATTGCTGGTATGTGGTGATCGAGCCGGGCGTGTCGGTGCCGACCCCGGCGATTTTTTCAGCGCCCGATTTGACGAGGGACACCAGACCCGTTACAATAGCGGACTTTTCCAGCAGCTATGTTGGTAACTGCGGTGTTTCAGGCAAGCAGTTAGGCTTCGGAAAGAATGATTTGCAGGACGTGGCTGAGCGCCTGTTCCCGCCGGTAGCAGAGGCGGTGACATGGTTGGGAAGTTACGGCGATGCCAGGATGACTGGCTCGGGGGCATGTGTGTTTTGTGCCTTCTCCAGCGAGCGTGAGGCGGACCAGGTTCTGGCACAGGTGCCAAGACAGTGGAAAGCCTGGAAAGCGCATTCGCTAGAGAGTCACCCGATGAAATCGCTCTTGCATAATCAAGCAGTTATAGAATAA
- the aroB gene encoding 3-dehydroquinate synthase gives MPHPKNNNIFLVGLMGSGKTTIGRQLARRLGMRFVDSDHEIEARTGASIPWIFEIEGEGSFRRREADMIRALTAQAGLVLATGGGAVLNPASRALLAERGTVIYLRASIGSILQRTSHDKNRPLLQTADPRAKLEELLAQRDPLYREIADLVIDTGRPNVQSMVQTILDQLAVQEAAHASAHAAAHAAHFARRLASDPMNAMNQPGPTILNVELGERSYPITIGPRLLDDAALLARHIDGGKAAIVTNTTVAPLYLARVAGALRAAGREVVEIVLPDGEEHKTWQSLNLVFDALLQHKCDRKTTIVALGGGVIGDLAGFAASSYMRGVPFVQVPTTLLSQVDSSVGGKTGINHPLGKNMIGAFYQPRAVIADTATLDTLPARELAAGLAEVIKHGAILDAAYFDWIEANIARLVAREPEAMAHAIARSCEIKAEVVRKDEREGGLRAVLNFGHTFGHAIEAGLGFGTWLHGEAVGCGMVMAADLSARLGLVDVATVRRVRSLVKAAGLPTVAPDLGAERWIELMAVDKKNEGGEIKFILLKPLGSPSITTVPPEVLKATLDACVAADKE, from the coding sequence GTGCCTCATCCCAAGAACAACAACATCTTCCTGGTCGGCCTGATGGGGTCGGGGAAGACCACCATCGGGCGCCAGCTTGCGCGCAGGCTCGGCATGCGCTTCGTCGACTCCGACCACGAGATCGAAGCCCGTACCGGCGCCTCGATCCCCTGGATCTTCGAGATCGAGGGAGAAGGCAGCTTCCGGCGCCGTGAAGCGGACATGATCCGGGCGCTGACCGCGCAGGCCGGCCTGGTGCTGGCCACCGGCGGCGGCGCCGTGCTGAACCCGGCCAGCCGCGCGCTGCTGGCCGAGCGCGGCACCGTGATCTACCTGCGCGCCTCGATCGGCAGCATCCTTCAGCGCACCTCGCACGACAAGAACCGTCCGCTGCTGCAGACCGCCGACCCGCGCGCCAAACTGGAAGAACTGCTGGCCCAGCGCGACCCCCTGTACCGCGAGATTGCGGACCTCGTCATCGACACCGGCCGACCTAACGTACAATCGATGGTACAGACCATTTTGGACCAGCTCGCCGTGCAGGAGGCCGCGCATGCAAGCGCTCACGCAGCCGCCCATGCAGCCCATTTTGCGCGCCGGCTGGCAAGCGACCCCATGAACGCGATGAACCAACCCGGCCCCACCATTCTCAACGTCGAACTGGGAGAGCGCAGCTACCCGATCACGATCGGCCCGCGGCTGCTGGACGACGCCGCGCTGCTGGCGCGCCACATCGACGGCGGCAAGGCCGCCATCGTCACCAACACCACCGTCGCGCCGCTGTACCTGGCGCGCGTCGCCGGCGCCCTGCGCGCGGCGGGCCGCGAAGTGGTCGAGATCGTCCTGCCCGATGGCGAAGAGCATAAAACCTGGCAGTCGCTGAACCTGGTGTTCGACGCGCTGCTCCAGCACAAATGCGACCGCAAGACCACGATCGTGGCGCTGGGCGGCGGCGTGATCGGCGACCTGGCCGGCTTCGCCGCCTCCAGCTACATGCGCGGCGTGCCCTTCGTGCAGGTGCCGACCACGCTGCTGTCGCAGGTCGATTCCTCGGTGGGCGGCAAGACCGGCATCAACCACCCGCTGGGCAAGAACATGATCGGCGCGTTCTACCAGCCGCGCGCCGTGATCGCCGACACCGCCACCCTCGACACCCTGCCGGCGCGCGAGCTGGCGGCCGGCCTGGCCGAGGTGATCAAGCACGGCGCCATCCTGGATGCCGCCTACTTCGACTGGATCGAGGCCAACATCGCCAGGCTGGTGGCGCGCGAGCCGGAAGCGATGGCCCATGCCATCGCACGCTCCTGCGAGATCAAGGCCGAGGTGGTGCGCAAGGACGAACGCGAAGGCGGCCTGCGCGCCGTGCTCAACTTCGGCCACACCTTCGGCCACGCGATCGAGGCGGGCCTGGGCTTCGGCACCTGGCTGCACGGCGAAGCGGTGGGCTGCGGCATGGTGATGGCGGCCGACCTGTCGGCGCGCCTCGGCCTGGTCGACGTGGCGACGGTGCGGCGCGTGCGCAGCCTGGTGAAGGCGGCCGGCCTGCCGACCGTGGCGCCGGACCTCGGCGCCGAGCGCTGGATCGAGCTGATGGCCGTGGACAAGAAGAACGAGGGCGGGGAGATCAAGTTCATCCTGCTCAAGCCGCTGGGAAGCCCGTCGATCACGACGGTGCCGCCCGAGGTCCTGAAGGCCACCCTGGACGCCTGCGTGGCCGCCGACAAGGAGTGA
- a CDS encoding tetratricopeptide repeat protein — translation MKNAFVIVTLSSILAACTVAQAQQPAQQGAAGASSGAPAAAEAASGQDGEPGAAADAPSEEALAAKARAEAEARLPKVELTSTMLKQLLKAEFAFRKGDWQGPYLTMLSLAQQTRDPRLARRAAEMAVTARQADDTLAAVRLWRELDPESDEATQYFVGMVVGSDNIADVEPIFVERLRAAPADKRGLLLFQIQQLLGRAKDKEAAAAMLERVIAPYNDSFEAHIVRAQAALARGDKDAARRAAQAALEARPDSEIAVLMMAQVLDDDAKVGPMLEAFLETHPEAREVRAAHARVLVSQKRYPQARAQFEALLKERPDDAGNLYALGVLAAQMNDVQGAETYFTRFVEVLGRNPGDERDPTRALLTLAQIAQERGDDAAALAWLEKIPAGTEPQLQFSAQLRRAQLLARQGDLAGARKLLAGLKPAEPAQQAQVAAADSQLLRDAGRTLEAYALMEAAAKRFPKNPDLLYDFALLAEKVGRVDVMEKALREVMTLAPDNHHAYNALGYSLAERNVRLQEAQALVAKALAMAPGDPFIMDSMGWVQYRMGNLDEAEKHLRNAYALRRDPEIAVHLGEVLFQKGQQAAAQALWREARAKDPQNDTLRSTLARLRQSL, via the coding sequence TTGAAAAACGCTTTCGTCATTGTAACCCTCTCCAGCATCCTGGCGGCATGCACTGTCGCGCAGGCACAGCAGCCTGCACAGCAGGGTGCGGCAGGCGCGTCCTCCGGCGCCCCCGCGGCCGCCGAAGCGGCCTCCGGCCAGGACGGGGAGCCAGGCGCCGCAGCAGACGCGCCCAGCGAAGAAGCGCTCGCGGCGAAAGCCCGGGCCGAGGCGGAAGCGCGCTTGCCGAAGGTCGAGCTGACCAGCACGATGCTGAAGCAGTTACTTAAGGCCGAGTTTGCTTTTCGCAAGGGCGACTGGCAGGGACCGTACCTGACCATGCTCTCGCTGGCCCAGCAGACGCGCGACCCGCGCCTGGCGCGCCGCGCGGCCGAGATGGCGGTCACGGCCCGCCAGGCGGACGACACGCTGGCCGCGGTGCGCCTGTGGCGCGAGCTCGATCCGGAATCGGACGAGGCGACCCAGTACTTCGTCGGCATGGTGGTCGGCTCGGACAATATCGCCGACGTCGAACCGATCTTCGTGGAGCGCCTGCGCGCAGCCCCGGCCGACAAGCGCGGCCTGCTGCTGTTCCAGATCCAGCAACTGCTGGGGCGCGCCAAGGACAAGGAGGCCGCCGCGGCGATGCTCGAGCGCGTCATCGCGCCTTACAACGACAGCTTCGAAGCGCACATCGTGCGCGCCCAGGCGGCGCTGGCGCGCGGCGACAAGGATGCGGCCCGGCGCGCGGCCCAGGCCGCCCTGGAGGCCAGGCCCGACTCGGAAATCGCGGTGCTGATGATGGCCCAGGTGCTCGACGACGACGCCAAGGTCGGCCCGATGCTGGAGGCCTTCCTCGAGACCCATCCGGAAGCGCGCGAGGTGCGCGCCGCCCATGCCCGCGTGCTGGTCAGCCAGAAGCGGTATCCGCAGGCGCGCGCCCAGTTCGAGGCCTTGCTCAAGGAACGTCCGGACGACGCCGGCAACCTGTACGCGCTGGGCGTGCTGGCGGCGCAGATGAACGATGTCCAGGGCGCCGAAACCTATTTCACGCGCTTCGTCGAGGTGCTCGGCCGCAATCCGGGCGACGAGCGCGACCCGACCCGCGCGCTCTTGACGCTGGCGCAAATCGCGCAAGAGCGGGGCGATGACGCGGCGGCGCTGGCCTGGCTCGAGAAAATCCCCGCCGGCACCGAGCCGCAACTGCAGTTCAGCGCGCAACTGCGCCGCGCGCAACTGCTGGCCCGCCAGGGCGACCTGGCGGGCGCGCGCAAGCTGCTGGCCGGCCTGAAGCCGGCCGAGCCAGCGCAGCAGGCCCAGGTGGCGGCAGCCGACTCGCAACTGCTGCGCGACGCCGGCCGCACGCTCGAGGCCTATGCGCTGATGGAGGCCGCCGCCAAACGCTTCCCGAAGAATCCCGACCTGCTGTACGACTTCGCGTTGCTGGCCGAGAAGGTCGGCCGCGTCGACGTGATGGAAAAGGCCTTGCGCGAGGTGATGACGCTGGCGCCGGACAACCACCACGCCTACAACGCCCTCGGCTATTCGCTGGCCGAACGCAACGTGCGCCTGCAGGAAGCCCAGGCCCTGGTGGCCAAGGCGCTCGCGATGGCGCCCGGCGACCCGTTCATCATGGACAGCATGGGTTGGGTGCAGTACCGCATGGGCAATCTCGACGAGGCCGAGAAGCACCTGCGCAATGCCTATGCGCTGCGGCGCGATCCCGAGATCGCCGTGCACCTGGGCGAGGTGCTGTTCCAGAAAGGGCAGCAGGCCGCGGCGCAGGCGTTGTGGCGCGAAGCGCGCGCCAAGGATCCGCAGAACGACACGCTGCGCAGTACGCTGGCGCGCCTGCGCCAGAGCTTGTGA
- a CDS encoding dynamin family protein, whose protein sequence is MQDFQQYGAWRATVADALEGYGAALREAALIDGTGEQQLERALARLRDDRLSVAFVAEFSRGKTELINAIFFADYGQRILPSSAGRTTMCPTELLYDAALPPCIRLLPIETRSQHLSTSDYREDTGAWTVLPLELDAPERMSEAFRQVSQTRRVPAGEAQQYGLWDPDDPDSATSLAADGTIEIPRWRHAIINLPHPLLKQGLVILDTPGLNAIGTEPELTLKLIPNAHAVLFILAAETGVTKSDIAVWRTHIGAGPGRMAVLNKIDAMWDELRTPQENDAEIARQQIEVAQLLGLDSARVYPVSAQKALVGKINGDMALFEKSRLGALEAALFHDLIPARRAIIAGQLRGDLALLAGGQQVLATARMRDLLEQQQELKSLRGKNQGMIAHMMRRVEMEKKEFDASLVKLQGTRAVFARLSTELYSTLGMEAVQEQAEAVRAAMQALRFATGMRAPVRSYFEAMRARLDASAGKVEEIGAMMDSMLRKFSAEHGLSLGSPMALSLERYRRELIEIEELFLKQFGTATLLMTSRATLLERFFDSIASRVRHCFRAANLEAETWLKLIMAPLETAVRQHRDQLRHRQSSIQRIHDATDSLEQKIAAFASTQAALEATRTRLAQQASQVAAALETP, encoded by the coding sequence ATGCAGGATTTTCAACAGTATGGCGCATGGCGCGCCACCGTCGCGGACGCGCTGGAAGGCTACGGAGCTGCGCTGCGCGAGGCGGCGCTGATCGACGGCACCGGCGAGCAGCAGCTCGAGCGGGCCCTGGCGCGGCTGCGCGACGACCGCCTGTCGGTGGCCTTCGTGGCCGAGTTCTCGCGCGGCAAAACCGAGCTGATCAACGCGATCTTCTTTGCCGACTACGGCCAGCGCATCCTGCCGTCCAGCGCCGGGCGCACCACGATGTGCCCGACCGAGCTGCTGTACGACGCGGCGCTGCCGCCCTGCATCCGCCTACTGCCGATCGAGACCCGCAGCCAGCACCTGTCCACCAGCGACTATCGCGAAGACACCGGCGCCTGGACCGTTCTGCCGCTCGAGCTCGACGCACCGGAACGCATGAGCGAGGCGTTCCGCCAGGTGAGCCAGACGCGCCGCGTCCCCGCCGGCGAGGCGCAGCAGTACGGCCTGTGGGACCCGGACGATCCGGACAGCGCCACCAGCCTGGCGGCGGACGGCACGATCGAGATCCCGCGGTGGCGCCACGCCATCATCAACCTGCCCCACCCGCTCCTGAAGCAGGGCCTGGTGATCCTCGACACGCCGGGCCTGAACGCGATCGGCACCGAGCCCGAGCTGACCCTCAAGCTGATTCCGAACGCCCACGCGGTGCTGTTCATCCTGGCCGCCGAGACCGGCGTCACCAAGAGCGATATCGCCGTGTGGCGCACCCACATCGGCGCCGGCCCGGGACGCATGGCGGTGCTGAACAAGATCGACGCGATGTGGGACGAGTTGCGCACGCCCCAGGAAAACGATGCCGAGATCGCGCGCCAGCAGATCGAGGTGGCCCAGTTGCTGGGACTGGACAGCGCGCGGGTGTACCCGGTGTCGGCGCAGAAGGCCCTGGTCGGCAAGATCAACGGCGACATGGCCCTGTTCGAGAAAAGCCGCCTGGGTGCGCTCGAAGCGGCCCTGTTCCACGACCTGATTCCCGCGCGCCGCGCGATCATCGCCGGCCAGCTGCGCGGCGACCTGGCATTGCTCGCCGGCGGTCAGCAGGTGCTGGCGACGGCGCGCATGCGCGACCTGCTCGAGCAGCAGCAGGAACTGAAAAGCCTGCGCGGCAAGAACCAGGGCATGATCGCGCACATGATGCGCCGCGTCGAGATGGAAAAGAAGGAATTCGACGCCAGCCTGGTCAAGCTGCAGGGCACGCGCGCGGTATTCGCCCGCCTGTCGACCGAACTGTATTCGACGCTGGGCATGGAGGCGGTGCAGGAGCAGGCCGAGGCGGTACGCGCCGCCATGCAGGCCTTGCGCTTCGCGACCGGCATGCGCGCCCCGGTGCGCAGCTATTTCGAGGCGATGCGCGCCAGGCTCGACGCCTCGGCCGGCAAGGTGGAAGAGATCGGCGCCATGATGGACAGCATGCTTCGCAAGTTCTCGGCCGAGCACGGCCTGTCCCTGGGCAGCCCGATGGCGCTCTCGCTCGAGCGCTACCGCCGCGAACTGATCGAGATCGAGGAGCTGTTCCTGAAGCAGTTCGGCACCGCTACCCTGCTCATGACCAGCCGCGCCACGCTGCTGGAGCGCTTCTTCGATTCGATCGCCTCGCGCGTGCGGCACTGCTTCCGCGCCGCCAACCTCGAGGCCGAAACCTGGCTCAAGCTGATCATGGCGCCGCTCGAGACGGCGGTCCGCCAGCACCGCGACCAGCTGCGCCACCGCCAGTCCTCGATCCAGCGCATCCACGACGCCACCGACAGCCTGGAGCAGAAGATCGCCGCCTTCGCCAGCACGCAAGCGGCGCTGGAAGCCACCCGCACCCGGCTGGCGCAGCAAGCGTCGCAGGTCGCAGCGGCACTGGAGACCCCATGA